DNA sequence from the Juglans microcarpa x Juglans regia isolate MS1-56 chromosome 5S, Jm3101_v1.0, whole genome shotgun sequence genome:
TTTGGAATTAAGCTCGAGAATGAGTTCCAAGATAAGTCTACGAGAGCAAGCTGTGAAGCATTAGAGATAGAGTTGGGAATTGTTCCgctcaatttatttttcccaaGAAAAAGTCATTGAAGATTTAGAAGGAAGAGACCCATATTTGATGGAAGATGGCCTGATAGGTTATTTGACGTCATTCCAAGCCATCTTATTGTTGAGATATTGAAGATCCCAAATGGAATTGTGCCAAAAAAACCATTGACTCCAATTTCAAAAACCTCTAGATTTTGCAGATTACCAATTTGATATGGTATTAAACCTGTCACAATATGAATAGTCATTGGTATTTTCTATTCAAGATGATAAAGAAGATATAATGAACCTAGAATACTCATTAACAATAAGAAAATAACCATGACCTCAAATATCATGCATGGGGCTGGCACATTTCAAGTTGAATTCAGGCTCCTCTCCCATGCATGGAGGTGTCACAAATTGTTAGGAATGTTTCTGGGTCCTcttgtgatttttttacttGACTTGTTGAAATCTTCTAGTTTCAATATATTTTGAACGAAGTATTTTGTActtcaatttgaaattaattgttCAATCAGAGATGATCATAGAACATGTATACTAAATCAATAATGGTATCGATGTAATTGACTCATATAAGACTATATAAGCATACCTTCACAGTACGATAAAAAAACATGTCTACTAAATGATCAATAGCCTTATCTATGTAAATGGTTTCAAATAAGACAAAGAATACCTTCAAAGTTGTTGTCATAAAGGTATAGCTCTGTAACGATAGTTAAATTGCCTATTTCTCGGGGTAGTTTTCTTGTAAATTTATTAGTCAATACATATAGAATTTgcaaatgtttgtatttgaacaaAAAGGATAACTACATATTGGAGGTTGATAGTTGACTAAACATACCTTCAAATTTGTTTTCACCAAGGTTTAGGTTTGTAAGCATAGTTAAATTCCCTATTTTCGGGAGTTCACCTGACAATTGATTACAACAAATAGAAAGATACTGAAGATTGGGAAGATGATCAAACATATGTGTAGATAGTCCACCATATAGCATATTCTCGCCAAGTTCAATGTTTTGTAGTGAAGATATGTTGAAGAAAATGGAGGACATCGGTCCTGAAAGCTTGTTCGCTCCAAGAGAAATTTTTTGCAAGGAAGATATCTTGAAGATAGAGGAAGGTATGGTGCCTGAAAGCTGATTGTATCCAAGACTAATAACTTGCAATGAAGATATGTTAGATAGAGATGGTGGAATAGTACCTATGAAATTGTTACCATATAGGTACAAAGATTGAAGTTTTTTTAGCAACCCAATCCAAGATGGAATTTCTCCGCTCAATTCATTGAATCCAAAGTTAAAGATTTTCAACCGAGTAAGATGAGACAACTCATTTGGCAATGAGCCATGAAAACTGTTGTTTCTTATGCTTAGGCTAACAAGGAATGAAAGGTTCCCGATGTGCGGAGGAATGGTACCAACAAGGCCCATGTAGGAAAGGTTTAAAGCTTTGACTCGGAGATGTTTAGAACCACAGATGACACCTGCCCAATTGCAAACAGAAGTATTAGTAGAGGACCAATTTTTTGTCAAATGATTTTGGGgatcaaaagaaatatgagcTTTCAAGGCAAGAAGAGCAGATTGATCCGTGGTAATGTTAGGAGTTGCTGCCAAGGCAATGCTGAACCCGCACACAAAATAAAGCATCAGGAAACTTGTTGGGGATGTCATGTGAAGTGTATGTCGGTTTAGGCACTCAAATTGAGGATTAACAAGTGATACTGATGTTTAAAAGAGATTGCAGCcaaagagggagggagggagagggtgGTTTGCGCGTTGTTGCCATCAATGACTTGTGCGGTAAAATTAAGCATGATGCATGCGTTGATTGATCAAACATTATGAAATGATTTCGTATAAGAATGAAATTATTGTCTAGATTGATCAAGACTCATTCTCAAGTAAGGCTTCCGCAATATCAAAGTGATCACCCACTTAAGATTATAAAGTATACAAATATCAACGACAATCATTCACATTTTAGAAAATTGTTGTATGCTTGACACCACTTTTCAAAGGGTCTAATATCAACATTAAGGATGCAATTACTGCTGTTTTGACCAAAACATTACAAATTGCTCCTCACGTTTCTAAAtagtttgggaaaaaaaaaaaaacattgcttCGACGGGGAAACGGATCGATTTCCAACTCGGAGACATTACATGATCAATTTCTTTCAACTTTGACctgctttaatatatataataaattattaaaattattaattaacacctcaattaattatcaaatcttgaaaatttggTAAAAATTACGTCATATGTGTCAGTTTTATGGATTTTAACGATCAGATTTGAACTGAGTGcaaatttctaaactttagtaGTTAAGGATATCattaccaacaaaaaaaaaaaaaaaaaaaaaaacacttgtaattaatatacacacacacatatctaAGGGACAACACAAATATCATAGTTTCTTGTTCaacaagaataagaaaatcaagaaaaattgaatttaatataaGAATCAAGCATCATAATTTATAATCTTCTCCGATCCTTTTGTGCCCACATTATTATTCCTAATTGTAACTAAGTTCATTCGTTGTGTCACCAATATTGCTACTTCATTTAAGAGAAATCTGGAAAACTTTTTTCCAAACTCCAATCTGCAGGATAACAGAAAtgaaattctatttttcttctctgtttttcGTTCCTCTGTACTCTGTGCCCTgttctttatttctctttcagTTCTTGAGATAAGTTTCATTGGATGCTCAAGTTTTAtcatggtattagagcaatTGATCAAGATgtcaaatttcttgaaaaattcaATAACGCTTCTCTTCTCTTACTTTCCTGTTCTGAATCTTTGTGATGATCCTACAAGGATTACCAAGATTCATGAAGAGTGTAAAATCCATTAAGGAGACTTACCCAAGCTGCAAAAACCAGGATTGCCAAGATTCCCAACTTCAACCCCAATTTGCTTTTCTCCTGCAATGTTGGGAGCATGCCTACACACAATGATAGATATGTTACAATCCGATCAACAGAAAATGAGAAGAATTCCTGTTATTGCTCTAATATTTGTAGACTTCTATTTGTGTGTATTTTAACAAGGTAATAGATTAAACAAGTCTCATGAGAGGAATCGCATGACTTCTATATTATTTGGGCGGCCTCAAAGACCCAAGATTTGTAAGTAAGGTTGTAAATGGACTAAGTTGTTCATGCTCAACTCATCAACTTGACttgattttgttcttttaagaaaaacataagttttgaatattataaattaattactgtactgatatgtatttatttataaaaactatattattgatattaATTCAAAGTTGTTAGAAACTTCAACTTGATCTTGATAAGTCTagctaaaacatttttaatatcaATCCTCTATTAAGGTAAATATGCACAATAATGCAAAGCCAAGtccataatttttaatatgcCATCAAAGAACATAAGCATAGTGAGCGTTCACAACCCAAAAAGCATTATCAAATGTATAAACGGTCATTCCACAAATCTTTACAAATCCACTTGTCACTTGACACTTATCTCACCACACTTTTCTAACCTACCATACTAACATGCCTGAATCTTGTATTATGACCATCAGATTAATCAGTAGATATGATAAAAAGATATTCCTTTATACAAATTAGTGATCTACTGGTAAATTCTGAGTTCCATTTACTGAACTAATATTTTGG
Encoded proteins:
- the LOC121267110 gene encoding LRR receptor-like serine/threonine-protein kinase GSO1; translated protein: MTSPTSFLMLYFVCGFSIALAATPNITTDQSALLALKAHISFDPQNHLTKNWSSTNTSVCNWAGVICGSKHLRVKALNLSYMGLVGTIPPHIGNLSFLVSLSIRNNSFHGSLPNELSHLTRLKIFNFGFNEFIGTIPPSLSNISSLQVISLGYNQLSGTIPSSIFKISSLQKISLGANKLSGPMSSIFFNISSLQNIELGENMLYGGLSTHMFDHLPNLQYLSICCNQLSGELPKIGNLTMLTNLNLGENKFEGMFSQLSTSNM